The Mobula hypostoma chromosome 24, sMobHyp1.1, whole genome shotgun sequence genomic sequence CTGCCTTTTGTCGGTGTTCTGTTTTGGTATTAAGAGTTCTGAAAGCTGGATCAACCTAATCTGGTCATGACCTTGTAATGTCTGGGGGAAAAACATTGTTTTCGATGTTTAATCCTTGTGCTGGTGTACGTGCTAGTTCCACTCTACAAGAATTTGTAGCAATCAGCAGCAAGTTCAAgtctaattgtcattcaaccttgCGTGAATGCAACCAAACAAAATGGTGTTAGTCTgggaccaaggtgtaaaacacggTCCCAACAGTCACAGAGAGCACAAGGCACCTAACACATAAAGTAGCAAGCACATATCAGTAAAATAGTCATGCTAAAAGTTTAGTTCAGGGTCCTGAGTAGGGCTTGCACCGTTGATTTGGATTGTGGATCAAGCCACAGGCTAATTTATCTCCATTAAGCTGCAGTCATTTTGCAAATTAGTTTCCTACACTAGTACAGAATCTTAACAATTTGACTTTTTGTCTATACAGTGCTATCTCCTTATATTATGAGCTCAAAGATCAAGACTTGGCTTTCATTAAGCAGTGCAAGGATGGCAGTGGCTTTCTTATCAACCTGATTGACTCACCTGGACATGTTGACTTCTCCTCTGAAGTGACAGCTGCTCTGCGTGTAACTGATGGTGCTCTGGTTGTGGTGGACTGTGTGTCTGGTAAGCTATTGCTTTGAGCAGCTGTGTGGTTGAAGTTTTCAACCCTCCACAACAGGAAATCAGTTAAAAGTAAAATTTGTAAATCATCTTGTGGCCAAGGAATTGGGCATATATCTTCTAAATGCAGGGGGTACAGCATGAATGTGGCTGAAAATTCTCAGAAATCACAATTTGACTTGTGGCTCCGTGTAGCCTTTAGTGTTCTGTCACTTGATGGAATAGTTTCAAACTCACCATATTGTAAACACATGCTGAAAATCCATGGTGGggtgcacaaaatgctagagggactTGGGTCGGGCAGAGTCTGTGGAAATGAGTAAGCACTGGaagttctgggctgagacccttcaagactggaaagggagggggatgaagccagaataaaaaggtgtggggggggtgggaagcgGATTAGCTACAAGATGATATGCGAGGGCAAGTGGGTAGGGAAGGTAAAgatctgaagaaggaatctagttGGAGAGTAGAGTGGACTTGAATGAAATGGAAGGGGGGGTGGAAAATTCTTATtgaaagaaatcaatgttcctgccatcaagTCAGAGGCTaccttgctcctccaacctgggtggcTTAGTCATGGCAAAAGAGACGGCCATGGGCTGCCATGTGgagatgggaattaaaatgattggccactgggaatATCCATTTGTgatagatggagtggaggtgctcaaaggTAGATGATTTCTAGATTCAAACTTTGTGTGAATTTGAGCCTGTCATTTAAGTTGGCATGGTTTCTTGTTCCCAGGGGTTTGTGTGCAGACTGAAACTGTACTCCGCCAGGCAATTGCTGAGCGTATCAAACCTGTTCTAATGATGAACAAAATGGACCGTGCCttgctggagctgcagcttgtccCGGAGGAACTGTACCAGACTTTCCAGCGCATTGTGGAAAATGTCAATGTCATCATCTCCACCTATGGTGAAGATGAAGGTGGTCCCATGGGCAACATCATGGTAAGAATAATTTACACTATTTTTCTCTTGCTGTTATCTGTAATATGACTGGCAATGAATCATTAGGTGCAATACTAAGTGCCAGCTGCAGTCCTGCTCTATCTTAGCTCCACACTTTGAAAATGTGGTAAAGACTATGCCTTCACTTCCATTTTAGTACTCCTGATTGCTGTCATTCTGACTAGATAATTCTTCTTTAAATATTGACTTTATAGTTCTGACTCTTCCCCATTGAAATTGCCTTTAATAAAATGCCTTCTCAGCTGTATCAGACATTTTGTCTCATTGTTAGTGTCTGAATAAAATCAGCTGAATTGCAGAATACTTTTTGCTCGAGCTGTAACGCAGTAGATTGTACATCTAGCTGCTTCATGCCTTCAATGTCAATGTTCTGCTGTCTTCCTATTTTAGAACTTTCTTTTCTGTTATTTGAAAAGATTGTCCACAGGATTTTGCAACAGAATCTCATCTGTACCTTTCAAGCTGGTTGACAAAATAAAAGCATTTGACTTGGGTTGGGAGCTGGCCAATATGTACATTAACTTCTACACTCTGGTAACTTTCTCACATGTATATACTTTGTACCTTTTACAGTTGTGCATGGCAACTGGTTACACAATGAATGTATTATTCTAGCAGGAACGGCTGTCTACATGAGCAGTGTCTTTGCATCTTAGTTTATTTGGCACTGTTTTGTATTGCACAAGATGGGTGTTTTGGCCTGGCATATTAGTACAACCTCGGCTTATCTAGCTGTTAGTGTGCTgctgtttggagttcaatcccaaacGTAAGGAGCCTCTATGTTCTCCcgtggaatgcttgggttttctgTGGGttctcctgtttcttcccacagcccaaagacgacCAGGTGGGCTAATTGGTCGTTGCAAATTCTTTTGGTTAGGTCGGGGTTGAATCAGGGCTCTCGGTTGTTGCTAGGGTTGTACAGCTTGAAGAACCTGTTCTGCAGTGTATCTCTAACTAAAATAATATGCCTGTGCTGGGTCCATGTTTCAAATCCTTACCTTCCTAAATGCTTATTGAATATAATGATAGCtcctaactcctccacatcctgTGGCATAGTTCCATGTAGGACTGTTTAAAAAGTGGTGCTTTAAAACTTACACATCCTTCCTCAGACCAATGCCCTCTTATTTTTGAGGTCCCTACCATCAGGAAAAGGTTTAgattatctatcctatttgtgcCTCATCTGGTATCTCACTAAAGCAATCTTGAATTTCCATTGCTTTGATTTTCCAGGTAGATCCAATTTTTGGAACAGTTGGGTTTGGTTCTGGACTTCATGGCTGGGCCTTCACTCTGAAGCAGTTTGCAGAAATGTATGTTGCCAAATTTTCTGCCAAGGGTGAGGCTGCCCTCTCTCCAGATGAGCGTGCCAAGAAAGTGGAAGATATGATGAAAAAATTGTGGGGTGACAGGTGAGTTTCTGTGGTTTGGGATTTAGGATTTTGTGTACATTAGGCATTTACAGCTGGAGGTGCTCAATttgtaaaataaaattataataaaGTCTGATTGAAATCTCTAGTGAAGCCTGAGATGCAGTGTTGGCGTTTAATGAAGATGGTGTTTTACAGAGACTGGTACATGGTTACTGTGGTCAGATTAGTAGAATTGtggatggcgggggggggagcATTCTTGTTACCTGTCCTGAGTTCTAAATTTTGCAGTTTCCCTCTATTGTGCCCCTCTGGTATGGGAATTAGTTCTGAAAGCTGAAAGGGTGTACTGTTGGCTGTAGATTAACAAGCTTTATTTCTGTACCAGGTATTTTGATCCTGCTGCTGGTAAATTTAGCAAGTCAGCCAGCAATGCTGATGGCAAGAAGTTGCCCAGAACATTCTGTCAACTAGTCTTGGATCCTATCTTTAAGGTAGGATTGGAAATTAGGGCATGAGAACAAATGGACCGCGCATTGAGCTGTGTGTGATGAATTGTTTGCGTTTTCTTCACTTTGACCTGACTGTTAAGTGATGATAACACATAACTGATGCTCAGTTTCCTAATTGATTATAAGATTTGTAGCCATTTCAATGATATCAAATAATCACTGAACGGAAGCAAGCATTGCACTTTAGACCATAGTAGTATAAATTTCAAGTAACATTGGGTGTTTTCTTTCCAGGtctttgatgcaattatgaatttcaagaaggacgagactgaaAAATTGATTCAGAAGCTGGATATTAAACTGGATAATGAAGATAAAGGGAAAGAGGGGAAACCTCTATTAAAGGTGAATAGCTCTTCCACAGATCGCACATTGGCACTTTGGTTTCTGTCTCACTTCACTCCATGCTACGagtttgagattcattttaaCTATTATCATTGTTTAGGAAGTATGTTTCATGTTCTGGCTGCTAGTTGTATTTTTAAACTCAAAACATTTGATTTGATTCCTCTTAGCAAAATATTTATCCATTGTTTTGTTATGTTGTCTTGTGTAGGCTGTGATGCGTCGTTGGTTGCCTGCAGGAGATGCTCTCCTGCAGATGATTACCATTCACCTTCCATCCCCAGTCACTGCTCAGAGGTACCGCTGTGACCTTCTCTACGAGGGACCTCCTGATGATGAGGCTGCCATGGGTAAGTAAAATTGTCAAAGATGTCAGAGGCTTGTCAATTGTCCAGTAAGTCAACTGAATAAACAAGTTGTCTATAGCTGGTGTTAAGGTCATGAGGGCACGAAACAAAACGTTCAAATGGTAAGCCAACTGATTCTGAAACTTCTCCAATACCACTGGCTTTCTCTCCTAAGCacccccaatttttttttttcttttgcaaacatctttgtaaatcctctcaatttccttttttttaatgcacTTGGCAGGTCTGTTTGCAGTTCTTTGTATTGGGTCTTACTTCCCATTTTGTAATGAACCTTTCTCATAATCACTAATTAGTGCTGCCTATGATGTACTGTTAGCTACCTTGTGGTTCCATTCTTGTTTCTAATCTGTAATCAGAGATAATATCAGCAGTTTTGCTTCTACTTGCATTATCAAGGGACGCATCACTGCTTAATTGTTATTTGGCTGCTAGTTCATGAGACTTGAGCTACTAATAATCTCTGCATTGATGAATAGCTTGTCTCTGATCTTGGAGAACAGTGACCACCTAGTTCATGCACATCTTTCAACACCGGGCTTGAAGGTTATTCGGTTCCTCATGTCCAAAATGTGTTCCCCTTGAATTTTAAATTGGTCTCCACCTTGCCTACAATCTCAGTCTTTTTTTGGATTTTATTTCTGTTCCTCATTCTGGTCTCCTTTGTGATTTCTGCTGTGGCCTTGATGGCTGAATCTCTCAACTTGATTTTTTGCCTCTCAAGCCATACTTTTTAAGATATTCCCAAATCCTTTCCATTCGCCCTAATTTCTGTGATTCGCCTCCAATTATGTAAACTTTCTGGAAGCTGGTTGTAAAAGATGACAGCTACATTAATAAGTTGCCTTAACTCTAGCTTCAGTTGTAAAACCTTAGACTTCAGAAGTTGTCAACTTTGCAGATGGCATTTTGGAGTCGAAGGATTAAACTTTTGTTCTTTTGAAGGCATCAAGAACTGTGACGCAAAGGGTCCCTTGATGATGTACATCTCCAAGATGGTGCCCACATCTGACAAGGGCAGGTTCTATGCTTTTGGCCGTGTCTTCTCCGGTGTTGTCTCAACTGGTCTCAAGGTCCGAATCATGGGCCCTAACTACACTCCAGGCAAGAAGGAAGATCTATACCTGAAGCCAATCCAAAGGTTAGTGATTTGGGCTCTCTTTTTCTTGCTTTTAAGTAGTAAAATAAATTCTTTTAGCTTTAAAATTTGGCATGAATTCAGCTGGCAGTCTATATCGTATTAAATTAAATGTAACAATCAGCTGGAGCATGCATTggccaaattaaaaattacacaaTGGGGTAGAGATTAATCAAGAACAAAAACATTAGAGGCTGGAGATGGATCTACCACAATGTGCAGTAATTTTGCAAGTATTAGACATTTACCTAATTATTCTCCCTTGCAAAACAGAACCATTCTGATGATGGGTCGTTATGTAGAGCCTATTGAGGATGTGCCTTGTGGAAACATTGTGGGGCTTGTTGGTGTTGATCAATTCCTGGTGAAGACTGGTACCATTACCACTTACGATCAAGCTCACAACTTAAGAGTGATGAAATTCAGTGTCAGTCCTGTTGTACGGGTTGCAGTTGAAGCCAAGAATCCAGCTGATCTGCCCAAATTGGTTGAAGGCTTGAAGCGTCTTGCCAAGTCTGACCCAATGGTGCAGGTAGGTCCTTCAcatagtttgtgttttttttggttGAGGATAAATAGGTAATATGCTAAGCCTCTCCTTGTTTGTTCAGTGTATAATTGAAGAATCTGGTGAACACATCATTGCTGGTGCTGGTGAACTTCATTTGGAAATCTGCCTGAAAGATCTTGAAGAGGACCATGCTTGCATTCCTATCAAGGTAATGCCTGTGGATTAACAGTATGATTAATATCTTTTATTTGATAATTTGGACTTCTCTAATGTTGTATCTTTTTGCCGTAGAAATCTGATCCTGTTGTTTCTTACCGTGAGACTGTTACTGAGGAATCCAACGTGATGTGCTTGTCCAAGTCTCCCAACAAACACAACCGGCTGTATATGAAGGCACGGCCATTATCTGAGGGCCTACCAGAAGACATAGATAAGGGTGAGGTCACTGCCCGTCAAGAGCTTAAACAGAGAGCCAGATATCTTGCTGAGAAATATGAGTGGGatgtcactgaggcacgcaagatCTGGTGCTTTGGACCTGATGGCACTGGTCCAAATATCCTGGTTGATGTGACTAAGGGAGTCCAATATCTAAATGAAATCAAGGATAGTGTTGTCGCTGGATTTCAGTGGGCAACCAAAGAGGTGAGCTTATTTCAGACTTGGTACAATACTGTTAGAATTTGTTCATTGTTCTGTGCTCAAGTATGAGGCACGTGCAGATTGTGCAACTGGTATTTTCAATGTGAGTTTTGGTGTTAACAACAATCTTGCTCCTTCCTAGGGTGCTCTGTGTGATGAGAACATGCGTGGGGTACGATTTGATATTCATGATGTAACCCTACATGCTGATGCTATCCACCGTGGTGGTGGTCAGATCATCCCCACTGCCCGGAGATGTTTGTATGCCTGTGTCCTGACTGCCCAACCTAGAATCATGGAACCTGTCTATCTGGTTGAGATTCAGGTACGTTTACAGTTTGATTTGTGGGATGGGCAGGAATCAAAAGTGCAATGTGTTCATTAGTGATCATTTAGACGCTGATATTCATGACGTTAGTGTGCTTAACAGTATTTACTCTTGGTACTAGGCTTTATAGAGGTTCCTTGTGACTTGAGATGCCTGTAAGAACTAAACACCTATAACTGGGTTAAATCTGTTAATTTAGTCTGCCCCTATCCTATGATAATGAAATAGCATGTTCCTTGTTTGATTTGTTAACTAGGTTAGTATTTTCAAATATTGTACACTTGTGGTTTTAGCATGTGATTCCTTTCATTGCAGTGTCCTGAGCAGGTGGTTGGTGGTATCTATGGTGTACTGAACAGAAAACGTGGTCATGTCTTTGAAGAATCCCATGTAGCTGGCACACCCATGTTTGTTGTTAAGGCCTACCTCCCAGTAAATGAATCATTTGGTAAGTTTATTTTGTCTACCTGCAGACATTAAGCATTTGTTGAAAGTGGAAAATAATGGTCTTCAGCACAGCAGGAGTCATCTTGCATTTTGGGATTTGGAAATTTCCCATTTCTTATAATTCTTGGCTAATTTGACCCCATCCCCTTCTCTGTCACGTTGAGAGCTGTTATTAATGAAGAACAGGCAGTTGTTTTAATATGCTACATAAAATTTAAGCTTTCAAGGAAaagtttgattttttaaaaaaaaaattgaactggGCTTGGCTAAGCCTGTTTCTGCTATTAAAAAGTGATAATGAATTAATCTAAAATGAGCTGACATTTGTTTCCTGCCCAGGTTTCACTGCTGACCTGAGATCCAATACAGGCGGCCAGGCATTTCCACAATGTGTCTTTGACCACTGGCAGGTTCTACCTGGTGACCCCTTTGAATCAACCAGTCGCCCAGCCCAGGTTGTGGCTGAAACACGCAAACGTAAAGGTTTGAAAGAAGGCATCCCAGCTCTGGACAACTTCCTGGATAAATTGTAAAGTTCAGCTGCACATCATTGGAAATCTGACCAACACACCGTTGAATGGCTTTGAACTAATTAGTGAAGTTAACATTGCCAGATTAGATATGGTGGTGTATTGTATTGTACCTTTGCAATGAGATTCACTTTAAACAGAAAATGGACATAATACCGATAAATTAAAAGAATGTTTACCTCATATCTGGGTTTTTCATTGCATTGCTGTCAGAAATCATCTTGTGCCATGCTAGCTATATATGCATTCATTACTTTTCATTTCATGTGGTAACAACTTGTTACCTGTTCTAATATTTATCCAGTGCTTGAATATTAAGCTCAGTGCTTTGAGTTGGGGTATTCCAATTCAGGGTCTACATCCTGAACACGAAACACTAGGCCAGTATGGTATGCACAGCAAGTTTGTACAGCAGTGGACTTCATTGAAAGTCATTCTCACCAACTGAGACTGGGGCCAATGTGTATGGCGCCTTAGAAGTGAGTTTGACTGTCATTAATATTGTGAAGATGAAAATGCAATAGATTGTATTGGTGGTATGTAAACAATAAACTTTGCTACAATTGCAGTGGTGTACTTGCGAGTCAGCTTTGCCTAACTTTCCTATCTGTATTGCCCAGCTTTTCTTTCTAGTGATCTCATTGAGCTTGTGAACCATTTAAATGTGCTGCTAATGTCTAAGAAATGTCTTTTCTATCACTGTTCTGCTCTGATTTAAAGTTCCCTCCCCTAAACATGATCTAACATTGGGTATTTTGAATTAAATGGTAGTTCAGTGTAACTCTTCTCAGTAATGACATGTTGCATATATTTCTCTTGCTTTAAGCTTTGTTCTTGCTTCTAAGTATGGtatttgaaattaatttcatagaatgttttctatggtgccaTATCAGATTTCCCAGTTGGCAATACTTTCACTGTCAGTTATACTTGCACTTCATGCCAGAAATGGGTCTTTATAGTGTTTCCAAGGGTAGCTCTAATCATTGGATAAGGTATTAATGAGTGGAACTCCCATCTCTTGGGGACTTGGCTTAACAATTCCCATAACACTGTTAGTGGGAACTTGCTGTGTGTAAGTTGGCTATTGTTTCCTAAATAAATGTTTCATTGGCTTGAAAAGTGGGGCCTATGTGCAGATGCAAAATGATAAAAGCAGAAGTTCTAATCATCTGAGGAATTCTTCATTAAAgaagatttaattttattttcccaaGTGAAATTT encodes the following:
- the LOC134337374 gene encoding elongation factor 2, which gives rise to MVNFTVDQIRAIMDKKSNIRNMSVIAHVDHGKSTLTDSLVSKAGIIASARAGETRFTDTRKDEQERCITIKSTAISLYYELKDQDLAFIKQCKDGSGFLINLIDSPGHVDFSSEVTAALRVTDGALVVVDCVSGVCVQTETVLRQAIAERIKPVLMMNKMDRALLELQLVPEELYQTFQRIVENVNVIISTYGEDEGGPMGNIMVDPIFGTVGFGSGLHGWAFTLKQFAEMYVAKFSAKGEAALSPDERAKKVEDMMKKLWGDRYFDPAAGKFSKSASNADGKKLPRTFCQLVLDPIFKVFDAIMNFKKDETEKLIQKLDIKLDNEDKGKEGKPLLKAVMRRWLPAGDALLQMITIHLPSPVTAQRYRCDLLYEGPPDDEAAMGIKNCDAKGPLMMYISKMVPTSDKGRFYAFGRVFSGVVSTGLKVRIMGPNYTPGKKEDLYLKPIQRTILMMGRYVEPIEDVPCGNIVGLVGVDQFLVKTGTITTYDQAHNLRVMKFSVSPVVRVAVEAKNPADLPKLVEGLKRLAKSDPMVQCIIEESGEHIIAGAGELHLEICLKDLEEDHACIPIKKSDPVVSYRETVTEESNVMCLSKSPNKHNRLYMKARPLSEGLPEDIDKGEVTARQELKQRARYLAEKYEWDVTEARKIWCFGPDGTGPNILVDVTKGVQYLNEIKDSVVAGFQWATKEGALCDENMRGVRFDIHDVTLHADAIHRGGGQIIPTARRCLYACVLTAQPRIMEPVYLVEIQCPEQVVGGIYGVLNRKRGHVFEESHVAGTPMFVVKAYLPVNESFGFTADLRSNTGGQAFPQCVFDHWQVLPGDPFESTSRPAQVVAETRKRKGLKEGIPALDNFLDKL